In Streptococcus parauberis NCFD 2020, the sequence GCCTTAGCTTTGTCTTTATTGTAAAGACCATCTTGGGCATCAGCTAGGCTAACATCTTTCCATTGATCTCCATATGTCGCTAAATCTTTTTCAACAGTCTTGCCAAAGTCTTCACCCTTAATTTGAACAAATGCTGGTGGAATTAGCATATTACGAAGTGATTTGCTTGCTGCTTCTTCACCAGCTGATTGAGCTGTATAGGATTTACGGTTAAAACCAAATGTTAAAGCTTGACGGAAATCTTTATTTAGAACTGCTTTACGAGTATCCTCTTTTTGTTTATCGTCTGTCTTTTTAGTATGGTCATAAGCCGTACGGTTTAAATTAAATGTTGCATAATAAATATTTGATTTTTGAGGTGCATAAGTGATGTTTTCGCCATATTTTTTCTTAGCTGTCTTGTAAGATGGAGTTGTTGGGAATAAACGTGCAGCCGAATAAGCACCTTTATCAAAGTTTCTAAATAGAGACTCTTGATCTTGTCCATCATAGTAAGTTAATTGAACAGCATCTAAGTGAACATCTTCTTTATCCCAATAGTTTTCATTTTTTGTAAATTCAATTGATGATTTACTTGTTAATGCGGAGATAAGGAATGGTCCGTTATAAAGAATCGATGAAGCATCAGATGCTTTACCAAAATCTTTACCTTGTGATTTTAGAAAATCTGCATTAACTGGAGATAAGATACCATAAGTTAATTTAGAATTCCAGAAACTTTCTGGTTGTTTCAATGTATATTGAACTGTGTTTTTGTCAACGGCTTTAACACCAACAGTTGAGAAATCTTTTGTTTTCCCATCGATATAATCACTTAAACCTTTAATTGAATCTTGAACTAGGTAAAGGGCATCAGAATTGCTATCTGCAGCATGTTTCATGCCAGTCACAAAGTCTTCCGCTGTTACCTTAGCGTATTCTTCACCATCAGCTGTATACCATTTTGAATCTTTACGTATTTTATAGGTATAAGTTAAACCGTCTTTTGATACTGTCCAGCTTTTAGCTACAGAAGGAACCAAATTCCCTTCGTTGTCATATTCCATCAAGCCATCAACACCATTTTGGGTGATTTCACTGGTTGTTGAACGCCCTGAAACTAAGTAATCCAAGGTATCAGGATCAGTTGTATAAACATAGCTATAGGTTTTACTTTTGCTATCTTTACTTGAACCATTACCACAGGCAGTCAAAGCTGAAACTGACAAAACAGCAATCCCCGCTGCCGCTAACCATTTCCCATTTTTCATAAGAGACACTCCTAAAATTTTTCTTCATTTCTATACACAAAACACAAAAGTTATGTGTTAATTAAAAATATTATATCATAATTTTTATTTAAAAAGAATATTGAAGACAAAGTTATCTGAATATTTTATATCTACAAATAACATTAGTGACTGTTTATCATATTGGAAACGTTTTTTTCTTCTATTTAATGCGATTTTGTGTACTTTTAATGATTTTAGTTTTATTCTCATGTTAACGCTTTACTAACTTAGAATAAAACACAAATCTTGACCAAAATGAGATGTCATACTATGATATAATGGTAACATACGACAAGAATGGGACTAAATAATGAAAAAAATAATAATGATACTATCATTGCTAGTATCAACGATAACTATTACGACTACCTCCGCTGAAGATATAGAGTTAAAAACAGACAGTGCAATTGCCTTTGATATAGAATCAGGGAAAGTCCTCTATGAAAAAAATGCAAAAAAGATTTTACCAGTCGCATCTGCCACCAAAGTTTTGACAACTTATATGGTCTATAAAGAAATCGAACAAGGTAAACTAGAATGGTCTTCACCGGTCACTATTTCTGACTATCCTTTTCAATTAACTACAAACTACACAATTAGTAACGTGCCACTTGATGCAAGGAAATATACTGTAAAGCAATTGATGAAGGCCATGTTAGTGACTAATGCTAACAGCGCAGCCATTGCTTTAGCTGAAAAAATTGGCGGAACAGAACCCATTTTTGTCGATAAGATGAAAAAGCAACTGGAGGTATGGGGCATCAATGATGCAAAGCTCTATAATGCAACTGGTTTACCCAACTCTATTCTTGGTGATAACATCTATCCCAAGTCTAAGCAATCCGCAGAAAATAAACTGAGTGCTAAAGATTTAGCCATCATTACCCATCACTTATTGACGGAATATCCCGAGGTCCTTAAGTATACTAGTCTGCCAAAGGCAACTTTTGATGGTCAAGATATCTACTCTTATAATTATATGTTAGAAGGCTACCCTTATGAAAGAGTTGGCATCAATGGACTCTTCTTAGGAAGCCCGGAAAAAAGTGGTCCGACTTTCATCGCCAGTAGCAAAATTAATAAAATGAAAGTCATCTCTATTGTTATTGGAGCGCATCAAGAAGATAACGATGTGACTGAGCCATTTAAGACAACTTCTCTCTTGTTAGATTACCTCTACCAAAATTTTGAACGCGTCACTTTACTTAAGAAAAATCAAGTCATCAAAGATAAATCCTTCGCTATTAAAGATAGTCCGGATCAGTCTGTTTCAATTTCTCCAAAAGAAGACATGACGATTATCAAAAAAATTGGTACAACACATCAAAATGAAATCATTTATAACAAGAACGAAAATCCTTTCTATGCTCCACTAGCCAAAGGTGACACACTGGCGACTGCAAAATATAAGGATCCAAACATTATTGGAATGGGGTACATTGGTAAATCACCAGTTGTCACTATTCAAGCCAATCAAGAAGTTAAGCGCAGTTTCTTCTTAAAAGTTTGGTGGAATCACTTCGTTGATTATGTTAATACTAATTTATAAAACCAAAAAGCTGGGAAGAAAATTTTCAGCTTTTTTAGTCTTATAATCGATACGCAGTGATATATGTGCAACTCTCTCTATTTAACTTCTTTGACCTAGAGTGGAAAGCCTGATAAAATTAAAGTATGAAAAAGCTTATTGTAAAACTCATATTAACCACGTCATTATTAGTTACGTTTTCTGCTCAAACAGTTTTCGCGGCTGACTTTTCAGCCGATAGTCGCCATGCTATTGCTGTTGAATCTGACACTGGTAAAATTCTTTATGAAAAAAGTGGTAATAAAAAAGCACCGATTGCTTCTCTCACCAAGCTTTTAACAATCTATATCACTTTAAAAGAAATAAAAGCTGGAAAGATTTCTTGGAATGATCAAGTTAAGCTTTCAGAATATGCACAAAGCCTTGCGACTGATCCTGAAATAAGTAACCCTCCGCTTACCAGTGATACCTATTCTGTTAAAGAATTGGTTGACTCAAGTTTAATTGTCTCGGCTAATAGCTCAGCTATCGCATTGGCTGAATATATTGCTGGAAGTGAGCCAAAATTTGTCGACATGATGAAAAAGCAAGTCGAACAATGGGGGATCACAGATTATTTACTAGTCGATTCCTCTGGTCTTCCAAACAGTCTCCTTAAAGGTCATACCTATCCCGGTTCATCCCCAAAAGACGAAAACATGCTCAGCGCCAAATCATTAGCTATAATAGCTTATCATCTGATTCATGATTTTCCGGAAGTTCTTCAAATCACATCACAGCCACAGATGATATGGGGTTATGAAACACTTTATAGCTCAAATTACCTTCTTCCTGGTCAAGAAATGGGCCGAGCTGGCGTAGATGGTTTAAAAACTGGTACCACCAATTTAGCAGGACAAACTTATATTGCTACAGCCACTGAAAACAATATGCGTTTGATAACGGTTCTGCTTCATGCTAATCATACAAAAGAAGATCACTATGCTCGTTTCACTCAAACCAATCAACTCTTAGATTATTGCTTTCAGAACTATCAGAAGAAATTGATGGTAAAAAAGGATCAACCTTTGCCTAACCGAATTGCTGTAGAAAACGGAAAAAAAGACAAAATTAGTATCAAAACTAAAACCAATATCTATGCTATTCATAAAATAAATACTGCTCCTAAATTATCTTTCAAGTCAAAAAATAAACTAGTTGCACCTATTAAGAAAAATCAATTTATTGGAACTTATGAATTTAATGATCAGGATACAATTGGGGAGGGATACCTCTTTGGTAAGACTAAAACAAAAGTCTACGCAAGCACCACTGTTGATAAATTAACAGTTTTTGATAAAATCTACCGATTATTTAAAAATTCCTAATATTATTCTTGATTATTAAATCTAAAAAAACACTTTGTAATTGTATTAGTCTAATGGTATAATTATCCTATCATTTATGATAAGGAGTTGTCGTTTGATTAAAAAAATAATGTTGTTATTGTGTTTTTTCGTTGCTCTCATTCCATTATTTTCTGTTAAGGGAGAAGAACAAGATGATATCTTATCTCTGACGCGACGTTATGGTTATTCAGTTAAACCAGCCGACAAACCCGTTTCTTCTATTGTTGTTAATGCAAAGAATGGGGACATTATTTGGCAAGATAATATTGATGCTAGTCGTGATCCAGCAAGCATGAGTAAACTTTTCACCCTTTATCTTCTATTTGAAGATATTAAAGCTGGTAAACTTTCTCTTTCTGATCATATAAGAGCTAGCCAGACCGATCAGGATATTAGTCAGATTTATGCCATTAGCAATAATAAAATTGTTGCCGGGGTCGACTATCCGATTAGGGACCTGATAACCATGACTGCCGTTCCTTCTTCTAATGCTGCTACTCTAATGTTAGCTAATTATATGTCTGATAACGATGCCGGTGCATTTATCAATCGGATTAACGTGACAGCTCAGAAATTAGGCATGAAAAACACCTTTTTTACAAATGCTAGCGGAGCTGTAGCCAGCGCCTTTGAAGGTCACTATTCCCCGGAAGGTTATGATAGCAACCAACCTAATAAAACGTCTGCTCGTGATCTAGCCATTCTATGTTATCATTTTTTAAAAAATTACCCCGAAATTCTGGAATTTACGTGTAAGTCTTCAGTCAAAACTATGGATCGGACACCTTACGAAGAAGAATTCCATTCCTACAACTACTCCCTTCCTGGAGATAAATTCGGAATAAAAGGTGTGGATGGCTTAAAAACAGGATCTAGCCCTAGCGCTGCTTTTAATGCTGTTATTACTGCAAAAAGAGATGATACGCGACTCATTTCGATTGTCATGGGTGTCGGTGATTGGTCAGATCAAGAAGGAGAGTTTCATAGACACCCATTTATTAATGCTATTACTGAATATGGGTTTACCAATGATGCATTGCATCAAAATAATCATCCAAATATTATCCTTGCAGATACCCATAAAACTAATGAGAGTCATAGCCGGCATTATAAAAACAAGAATGAACCAAAAACATTTTATGATAAATTCGAAAAATTTGTAGACCGACACCATCATTTTGTTTTTCTTTGTTTAAGTCTTTTTATTATATCTGTTTTAATCACCAGTCTCATAGCAATTTATAAATAAGACAAAAAAACCATTGCGAAAAAACAAAATTAGACTGTATAAAAACAGGTAAAAGTGACAAAGTCATAATGTATACTCTTGGCTAAAAAATAATAGTCAGGTTTATACATAGTGAAGCTAGTAGCAAAAACGAGACAAACATCAATTTCTACAAGCAACGATTAAAATCTAAAATGGAGTAGCCAAAAAGCTACTCCATTTTAGATTTATCTGCCTTAAGAATGTACAAAACTGCATTTTCCTTATCCACAACTTCAGTTGGTAAATGATTGTGTAAAATAGCTATCTGCTATTTTACTCTAGTCGTTTTAACCAACTGAACCCTCCATTTCATACGATATCAATCTATTTAGTTCGACTGCGTATTCCATTGGTAGTTCTTTAGTGAATGGTTCGACGAAGCCCATGACAATCATTTCAGTTGCTTCGTTTTCAGATAAGCCTCGGCTCATTAGGTAATAAAGTTGTTCTTCTGAGATTTTTGAGACTTTGGCTTCATGTTCTAGAGCTACTTGCGAATTATGAATTTCATTAAATGGGATGGTATCTGATTTTGATAAATCATCCATTAAAATCGTATCACATTCAATATGGGAAACTGATTTCTTAGAATTTTTATTAAAGGTAACTTGTCCTCTGTAGTCAACTTTGCCTCCGCCTTTGGCGATTGACTTAGAAACAATTGAAGACGAAGTGTGTGGTGCATTATGTATCATTTTTGCACCGGTGTCTTGGTGTTGTCCTGCGTTAGCAAAAGCTATTGACAACATGGTTCCACGCGCACCTGGTCCATCGAGATAAACTGATGGATATTTCATGGTTGTTTTTGCACCAAGGTTTCCATCGATCCATTCTACTGTCGCATCTTTTTGCGCTTTAGCTCGTTTTGTAACTAAGTTGTAAACATTATCAGACCAGTTTTGAATGGTTGTGTAACGCATATAGGCGCCATCAAGAGCGTAAATCTCAACAATGGCAGCATGCAAGCTATTACTTGAATAGGTTGGTGCTGTACAGCCTTCAACGTAATGAACACTTGCTCCTTCATCAACAATAATTAAAGTTCGTTCAAACTGACCTGTATTTTCATTATTAATTCGGAAATAAGTTTGGAGTGGAATATCAACTTTTACACCTTTTGGTACATAGATGAATGTCCCTCCTGACCACACAGCTGAATTTAGAGCAGCTAATTTATTATCAGTTGGTGGTACTAATTTTGCAAAGTATTGTTTAAAAAGATCTGGGTATTCTTTTAAGGCTGTGTCAGTATCTGTAAAGACAATACCTAGTTTGTCATACTCATCTTTCATATTATGATAAACAACTTCAGATTCATACTGGGCTGATGCTCCTGCTAAATAAGCGCGTTCAGCCTGCGGGATCCCAATTTTTTCAAAGGTATCTTTGATTTTTTCTGGAACATCATCCCAAGATCTAGCCGGTTTGTCTGATGCTTTTTGGTAATAAATAATATCATCAAAGTTAATATCAGATAAATCAGCTCCCCATGTTTGCATGGGCATTTTATTAAAAGTCTCTAAAGATTTGAGACGAAAATCTAACATCCACTCAGGTTCATCTTTAGCTTTCGATAATTCTCTAACTACTGCCTCACTCAAACCTTTTCCGGTAGAATAAATCGGCTCGAAGTCATCGTGAAAGCCAAATTGATAGTCTCCCAAATCAATAGGTTTGGGTTCTATTTTTTCATTGATTTCAGACATATATACTTTCCTTTTTCTAATTGCGGCTTCTAATTTTGGCGACTACGCTCAATCGCTTTTTCAAGTGCATGCCATGCCAAAGTTGAGCATTTAATGCGTTGCGGAAATTTTGCAACACCTGCTAACAATTCAGCCTCTCCCAGCAATTCTTGCTTAGGATTTTCTTTTCCTTGGACCATTTCGGAGAATAGCTGAGCTAACTCCAAGGCTTGGTCCTTAGTCTTGCCAATCACGGCATCCGTCATCATACTTGATGACGCTGTTGAAATAGTACAGCCATCCCCTGCGAAGGCAATATTCTTAATTATTTCACCATCGAAATCGACAGTTAAACTAATCACATCACCACAGGTTGGGTTATTTAGTAAAACAGCTTCAACACCTTCCAATATTCCTCGGTGATGTGGACTTTTTGAGTGATCAGCAACGACTGCCATATATAAACTATTTAGTTTAGAGAGTGCCATTAAAGAACTCCTTTGTTTTAATGATTGCTTCAACTAACTTGTCACAATCCTCTTTTGTATTATAGATATAAAAACTTGCCCGAGCTGTTGAAGACACTTGGAGGTGTCCCAAAAGTGGCTGTGCACAATGATGTCCAGCCCTAACTGCAATGCCTTCATAATCCAAAGCTGTTGCGACATCATGAGGGTGTAAGCCATCAATATTAAAGGCAATTACTCCCGTGTGGTCTGCTGGATTGGCTGGACCGTAAATGGTTAAACCCTCAATAGCAGAAAGTTTTGGCATGATATAGGCAACAAGCTCTGCTTCATGTTTTTCAATCTGGTCCATGCCTAAATGTTCCAGGTAATCAATTGCTGCACTAAGGCCAATAGCACCTGCTATATTTGGTGTGCCGGCTTCAAATTTCCAGGGTAATTCTTTCCAGGAAGCATCTTGCTCTAAGACAAAATCAATCATCTCTCCCCCAAACTCAACTGGTTCCATTTGGTTTAAAAGAACTTCTTTTCCGTAAAGAACACCTATCCCAGTTGGTCCAAGCATCTTATGTCCTGAAAAGGCAAAGAAATCACAATCCAAATCTTGAACATCAATTGCCATGTGTGGCACAGATTGTGCGCCATCGACTACTAAAAATGCATCAACCTGGTGGACTAATTGGGCAATTTCTTTTATAGGATTAACCGTTCCAAGAATATTTGACGCATGTGCTAAAGAGACAAATTTAGTCCTCTCAGTCAAATTACTTTTTAGGTCATCCATATCTAGTTGACCATCTTTTAAATAGACATAAACTAGTTCTGCACCAGTTGCCTGACAGGCTTGCTGCCAAGGAATGATGTTTGAATGGTGCTCCATGACAGAAATAAGCACCTGATCCTCAGGCTGTAAAATCGATTTTGCAAACTGTGCAACCCAGTTTAGACTAGTTGTTGTGCCTCTCGTAAAGAGAACTTCTTTGCTTGAGTTGGCATTAATAAAGCGAGTCACTTTTTCACGACTAGCTTCATATGAACGTGTTGCTCGTTCGGCAAGGGTATGCACACCACGATGGACATTAGCATTATCTTCAAGATAGTAAGCCTGCAATTTGTCTAAAACTTGTTGTGGCTTTTGGGTTGTTGCAGCATTGTCAAGATATACAAGGGCTTCATCATTAACGACCTGATTTAAGATTGGAAAATCTTTTTTTATTTCAACTGGGTCAAACATTAAAACTCCTTTTCTCTGACATGGTTAGTTAGTTTGTAATTTTTCATCTAATACTTTGATAATACGGTCTCGTACTTCTTTGACCGGGATTTCTGTGATAACAGTCCCCAAGAAGCCACGGATAACCAATTTCTCAGCCGTATCCTTATCAAGTCCGCGACTCATTAGGTAATACATATCCTCTGGATCCACTTGCCCAATAGACGCTGCATGTCCTGCAGTAACTTCATTCTCATCAATTAGCAAAATTGGATTAGCGTCACTTCTTGCCTTATCTGAAAGCATAAGGACACGACTTTCTTGTTGGGCATCAGCCCCTTTTGCACCCTTAATAATATGGCCAATCCCATTAAAAGTTAATGTCCCACGGTCTAAAATAACTCCATGTTGTAAAATGTGCCCCACAGAATTTCGACCATAGTTAGTCACACGGGTATCAATCCCTTGAACTTGACGACCTGCAGAGACAGCAACTACTTTCAAGTCAGCGTGACTGCCTTCACCTAACAAATCACTATCAAAATCCGCAATAACATTCCCGTCATTCATGATACTTAGTGACCAATTGATTGTAGCGTTGGACTCTAATTTTCCTCGTCGACTAATGTAAGTTGTGACATTTGCACCTAGTTTGTCGATTGCTGAGAACTTAACTTGGCTGCCTGCTTGGGCGATGACTTCGACGGTAATATTAGCTGTCGCTTTAGCAGTCTGTCCACCAATGCTTTCCAATTGTTCCAGGTAAGAAAACTTACTTTCTTTCCCTGCAATAATCAAGATATGCTTGTTAAGTGGCACATCGCTATCGCTATCCTGTAAGAATACACCTTCGATTGGCTCCGCAATTTCCATAAAATCTGGAACATAAAGGACAGCCGCACTATTAAAGTATGCTGTGTGGTAGGCAGATAATTTATCTTGGTCAAACTGAACAGCTGATCCAAAATGTTTTTCTATTACCTCTGGAATTTCTTCCAAAGCCGAATAAAAATCAGTAAAAATAAGGCCTTTTTCAACTAATTCATAGGGTACTTGTTCAACAACCGTTTGTGTCCCAACTTGAACCAATTTAGGATTGTCTCCAATTGCCATAAAATCTGGTACTGCAGCTATTTCTGTACTTTCAGAAATAGTACCATCTCCCAAATTCCATCTGTGAAATTTTACCCTTTCAATAGAAGGCAAAGGTAATTCTTCAATTTTATCAAAAGCTGCTAGACGTAGCTCTTGTAACCAATTA encodes:
- the sufU gene encoding Fe-S cluster assembly sulfur transfer protein SufU produces the protein MALSKLNSLYMAVVADHSKSPHHRGILEGVEAVLLNNPTCGDVISLTVDFDGEIIKNIAFAGDGCTISTASSSMMTDAVIGKTKDQALELAQLFSEMVQGKENPKQELLGEAELLAGVAKFPQRIKCSTLAWHALEKAIERSRQN
- a CDS encoding peptide ABC transporter substrate-binding protein, which produces MKNGKWLAAAGIAVLSVSALTACGNGSSKDSKSKTYSYVYTTDPDTLDYLVSGRSTTSEITQNGVDGLMEYDNEGNLVPSVAKSWTVSKDGLTYTYKIRKDSKWYTADGEEYAKVTAEDFVTGMKHAADSNSDALYLVQDSIKGLSDYIDGKTKDFSTVGVKAVDKNTVQYTLKQPESFWNSKLTYGILSPVNADFLKSQGKDFGKASDASSILYNGPFLISALTSKSSIEFTKNENYWDKEDVHLDAVQLTYYDGQDQESLFRNFDKGAYSAARLFPTTPSYKTAKKKYGENITYAPQKSNIYYATFNLNRTAYDHTKKTDDKQKEDTRKAVLNKDFRQALTFGFNRKSYTAQSAGEEAASKSLRNMLIPPAFVQIKGEDFGKTVEKDLATYGDQWKDVSLADAQDGLYNKDKAKAQMDKAKEALEAEGVQFPIHIDMPQDQTATVNMQQAQSMKQSMEDSLGKENVVIDIIELNADTYNNVTYMAETPTQQDWDISTASGWSPDYLDPSSYLDIFNPSLANAQTKFIGLEPIKDNTIASEAGLDEFTKLANEASKITDDKDARYEKYAKAQAALADSAVYIPTYSLGGTPAVTKVVPFSAAFGWAGNKSDNTYFKYVQLQDKPVTAKQFNKAMKDWKKSKEKSNKKYEESLEKHIEK
- a CDS encoding D-alanyl-D-alanine carboxypeptidase family protein → MIRSCRLIKKIMLLLCFFVALIPLFSVKGEEQDDILSLTRRYGYSVKPADKPVSSIVVNAKNGDIIWQDNIDASRDPASMSKLFTLYLLFEDIKAGKLSLSDHIRASQTDQDISQIYAISNNKIVAGVDYPIRDLITMTAVPSSNAATLMLANYMSDNDAGAFINRINVTAQKLGMKNTFFTNASGAVASAFEGHYSPEGYDSNQPNKTSARDLAILCYHFLKNYPEILEFTCKSSVKTMDRTPYEEEFHSYNYSLPGDKFGIKGVDGLKTGSSPSAAFNAVITAKRDDTRLISIVMGVGDWSDQEGEFHRHPFINAITEYGFTNDALHQNNHPNIILADTHKTNESHSRHYKNKNEPKTFYDKFEKFVDRHHHFVFLCLSLFIISVLITSLIAIYK
- the sufB gene encoding Fe-S cluster assembly protein SufB, translating into MSEINEKIEPKPIDLGDYQFGFHDDFEPIYSTGKGLSEAVVRELSKAKDEPEWMLDFRLKSLETFNKMPMQTWGADLSDINFDDIIYYQKASDKPARSWDDVPEKIKDTFEKIGIPQAERAYLAGASAQYESEVVYHNMKDEYDKLGIVFTDTDTALKEYPDLFKQYFAKLVPPTDNKLAALNSAVWSGGTFIYVPKGVKVDIPLQTYFRINNENTGQFERTLIIVDEGASVHYVEGCTAPTYSSNSLHAAIVEIYALDGAYMRYTTIQNWSDNVYNLVTKRAKAQKDATVEWIDGNLGAKTTMKYPSVYLDGPGARGTMLSIAFANAGQHQDTGAKMIHNAPHTSSSIVSKSIAKGGGKVDYRGQVTFNKNSKKSVSHIECDTILMDDLSKSDTIPFNEIHNSQVALEHEAKVSKISEEQLYYLMSRGLSENEATEMIVMGFVEPFTKELPMEYAVELNRLISYEMEGSVG
- the pbp3 gene encoding D-alanyl-D-alanine carboxypeptidase PBP3, with the translated sequence MKKIIMILSLLVSTITITTTSAEDIELKTDSAIAFDIESGKVLYEKNAKKILPVASATKVLTTYMVYKEIEQGKLEWSSPVTISDYPFQLTTNYTISNVPLDARKYTVKQLMKAMLVTNANSAAIALAEKIGGTEPIFVDKMKKQLEVWGINDAKLYNATGLPNSILGDNIYPKSKQSAENKLSAKDLAIITHHLLTEYPEVLKYTSLPKATFDGQDIYSYNYMLEGYPYERVGINGLFLGSPEKSGPTFIASSKINKMKVISIVIGAHQEDNDVTEPFKTTSLLLDYLYQNFERVTLLKKNQVIKDKSFAIKDSPDQSVSISPKEDMTIIKKIGTTHQNEIIYNKNENPFYAPLAKGDTLATAKYKDPNIIGMGYIGKSPVVTIQANQEVKRSFFLKVWWNHFVDYVNTNL
- the pbp3 gene encoding D-alanyl-D-alanine carboxypeptidase PBP3, whose translation is MKKLIVKLILTTSLLVTFSAQTVFAADFSADSRHAIAVESDTGKILYEKSGNKKAPIASLTKLLTIYITLKEIKAGKISWNDQVKLSEYAQSLATDPEISNPPLTSDTYSVKELVDSSLIVSANSSAIALAEYIAGSEPKFVDMMKKQVEQWGITDYLLVDSSGLPNSLLKGHTYPGSSPKDENMLSAKSLAIIAYHLIHDFPEVLQITSQPQMIWGYETLYSSNYLLPGQEMGRAGVDGLKTGTTNLAGQTYIATATENNMRLITVLLHANHTKEDHYARFTQTNQLLDYCFQNYQKKLMVKKDQPLPNRIAVENGKKDKISIKTKTNIYAIHKINTAPKLSFKSKNKLVAPIKKNQFIGTYEFNDQDTIGEGYLFGKTKTKVYASTTVDKLTVFDKIYRLFKNS
- the sufD gene encoding Fe-S cluster assembly protein SufD, producing MTIETIKAFSQSKAEPNWLQELRLAAFDKIEELPLPSIERVKFHRWNLGDGTISESTEIAAVPDFMAIGDNPKLVQVGTQTVVEQVPYELVEKGLIFTDFYSALEEIPEVIEKHFGSAVQFDQDKLSAYHTAYFNSAAVLYVPDFMEIAEPIEGVFLQDSDSDVPLNKHILIIAGKESKFSYLEQLESIGGQTAKATANITVEVIAQAGSQVKFSAIDKLGANVTTYISRRGKLESNATINWSLSIMNDGNVIADFDSDLLGEGSHADLKVVAVSAGRQVQGIDTRVTNYGRNSVGHILQHGVILDRGTLTFNGIGHIIKGAKGADAQQESRVLMLSDKARSDANPILLIDENEVTAGHAASIGQVDPEDMYYLMSRGLDKDTAEKLVIRGFLGTVITEIPVKEVRDRIIKVLDEKLQTN
- a CDS encoding cysteine desulfurase; this translates as MFDPVEIKKDFPILNQVVNDEALVYLDNAATTQKPQQVLDKLQAYYLEDNANVHRGVHTLAERATRSYEASREKVTRFINANSSKEVLFTRGTTTSLNWVAQFAKSILQPEDQVLISVMEHHSNIIPWQQACQATGAELVYVYLKDGQLDMDDLKSNLTERTKFVSLAHASNILGTVNPIKEIAQLVHQVDAFLVVDGAQSVPHMAIDVQDLDCDFFAFSGHKMLGPTGIGVLYGKEVLLNQMEPVEFGGEMIDFVLEQDASWKELPWKFEAGTPNIAGAIGLSAAIDYLEHLGMDQIEKHEAELVAYIMPKLSAIEGLTIYGPANPADHTGVIAFNIDGLHPHDVATALDYEGIAVRAGHHCAQPLLGHLQVSSTARASFYIYNTKEDCDKLVEAIIKTKEFFNGTL